The sequence TTTCACCATACTTTTTGATAGATCACCACATCATATATGCACTAAGTACAAGTCACTAATACATACATATGGACATATGGTGAATATATCCAAAAATGCATTaaaaatatcatcatctttttatAGATATATTAAGTTCATAGATACGTAGATTTTGACTTTACAATCTGCTGGCCTAATTATTTAACCACACCATCTACTTTAATAATGCAAATAATATACCTTTCCTGGAACCACACATTgaaaaaataaaatgtaatcaaatGAAAATATATATCTAATAATCATGTATGAAAGATGGGTACGCCAAAATGATATCAAACCCTTATTATAGTTTCGTTTGATTATCATCTCAATCCCAGGTACATTAAGCACTACTAGTCAACTAAGACAAGATAAAATACGACGTAAGAATTAGAAAAACACTGGAGTCACGTAGAATAGTTATAGTGATGATGATCCCTCCATTGCATTTAATGTAGATTATATTGAACTTGTGTCAGGATTCTCAAATCTCCAATCACCAAGCTAGCTACCATTTGGAGCCGTTGGATTTGAATGATTTTATATCCTCAATACAAGTGGTCAAATCCGAGTACGATGATCCACCTGCCATCATCGCATCTTTTGCCTTTTCCTTAAGTACCCAAGCTCGGTTTCGCATTTCCTCACCTTCGCTCCCAACAACCCTTGCCAAAGCTTTCTCAATCATTTCCCGTTTAACGCCGTCGCAATATGAAGTCGAACTCCACTCCACATCACCTATCGAAACTCCAATCTTTAAAATGTTCGTTACTAGTTTCGCGTTACAGAATTGCTCAGCCATGACCGGCCACGTCACCAGAGGCGAAACTATGATTTTTTTTCAcctgggggcaaaaaaaaaaattaaaccgtaacaatttttttggacaaaagttggagatttgggggcaaaatttgaagatttgggggcaaaatttgaagatttgggggcaaaagttggagaatttgaggcaaaatttgaaggttttggggcaaaatatgtaggtttgagGGTAAAAAAAATTCAACGAGGGCAAAGtcaaaaaacccaaaatttttacactgaaaaaaaaatccACTGGAGGTGCCCGCCCCCTGCCACCTATCATTTTCGCCCCTGCACGTCACCATCACCACCCCACCAGAAACGCCTTCCAATAATGAGTTCCACCCGCAATGAGTCACGAATACCCCAAACGAGTCATGGTCAAGAATCAACACTTGTAGAGCCCACCCCTTTATTATCAACCCTTTACCTTTCTCTTTCATTCTAGCTTCAAACCCTTTAGGAATCGATGTTTCTTGATCTTCCTTGATTACCCAAATGAAGTCTTGATCGCACGCTTCTAGTCCCATAGTCCCAAAACTCAAGTACACAACCGAATCGGGTAATTTTGTTTCCAACCATTTCAAGCATTCATGCTCATCAATAGCTGATTTCGTTCCTCTTCCAAATTTATCTTCAAAATTCTTGTTAAATATCGAAACTAGTCCAATATGCCATGCTTTTCTTTTCATAACTTCATGATAATAGCGAGCATAATCCGGTTCAAGCTCATAAAAGCTATTAAAAATAACTCCATAACTTGTTAATTCTGCCTGCATAGCTTCAATCAACACCTTTATGAAATCTTTGTAATATTCACCCTCAAAATGTGGCAATTGCTTTTTATTCAAGATGATCTCGTGAGGAAGATGAGGGACACTAAAGGATTCGTAATCGGACGAAACATTAGGCTCATTAAGTCTTAATCGCATATGGCCTTCACTCTAGAGCCTACGGTTTGCTTCCATAGAATCAACATAGCTTTCACTTTGTCGGATTAATTCATTTTCAAGATTTTCAGGTCAGTCTTCTAGTCGATAACCTACAAACCTTATTTGGAGCCATCGACCGATGAACGTTAACAATGGTGGACTTAACATTTAACCACCTAATCGATATTATCATATCGATATGCGTTATCCACGATAATCGGACCATGGCGTTAAATTCTAAGATCATTATATATTATTTGCAATTTTTAGAGAAGATAGAGAAGATAATTGCTTGCTTTCTCATTGATTGTGAACGTGTATATATACATCAAGATATCTCCTAAATATGTAAACTATAACAAACTCTTCATAATGCTAGGGAGAGATATACATACGAATATACCGATATATTTTCCAAATATAAACGTTGACTATTACTCCCCCGCAGTTGAAGCTATCAGTTTCCGTATGCAGAGACTGGAGCAAAATTCGTTGAATAGAACTCGAGGTAGTCCCTTAGTGAAAATGTCGGCAATTTGAAACCTGGTCGGAACATGTAAGATGCGCACTTGGCCGCGAGAAACTTTTTCGCGGACAAAATGAATGTCGAGCTCGATATGTTTAGTTCTGTGATGTTGCATCGGATCAACGGACCTAAGTCCTTCATAGCAAATTCACATGCTAACTTAGACAGGAGTCGGTCTCGTAGAAAATCTGAAGAAGATGCaagaataatgtcatcaacatatagtaaCAAGTATGCAATATCCGTGCCGTGATGATATATAAAAAGCGAGTGATCACACTTGCTATGTACAAAACCCATAGTAGCAACAAAATCCGCAAAACGTTGATACCAATCACGTGGTGCTTGTTTTAAACCGTAGAGAGAACGTTTTAGCAAGCAAATATGATTCGGGCGAGTACGATCCTTAAAACCTGTAGGTTGATGCATGTACACTGTTTCATTTAATTTACCATGTAAGAAAGCATTTTTTACGTCTAACTGATGTATAGGCCAAGACTTAGAAATGGCAACACTAAGAACCGTGCGGATAGTAGCTGGTTTAACAACCGGACTAAAGGTTTCGTGACAATCAACGTCGAGCTCCTGAGCTCGTCCATCACCAACAAGGCAAGCTTTGTAACACTCGAACGTACCATCGGATTTTTTCTTGTGACGAAAAATCCACATGGACCGAATAATATTCATGTGCGACTGACGGGGTACAAGTTCCCACGTCTTATTATCAATCAAAGCCTGATATTCATCAGTCATGGAACGATGCCAGTTATGGTTGGCTAAGGCTAATTTAGGATTGGAAGGGATGGGTGAGATAGATGTAGACGCAGACAGATTAAAAGGAGCTTTTGGTTTAAAAATTCCAGACATAGAATGGGTGGTCATAGATCGAGTTGGTTGTATATTTGTATTAGAGGTGATACTAGAATGGCTAGGAGATATATCAGTAGGTGCAGCGAAAGTGTTGGAGTTAGTTAGCCTAGAATCATTAATGGGTCCAGGATCAGGAGAAAGAGTAGCTATAGTGGGCGCCAGATTTGGTGCAGTATTGGAGTGTAGCTCATTTGTAGTGTTGGGCTTAGAAGAATTATgtgttatattagtagtaataggaGAAATGGTATTAGTGGGCTGAGAAGATAAATGTGGCGATCCATTAGTAGAATTAAATGGAGAATTGGACTCAGTGCGTTGTGGGATTTCTTGAAGGAATATGGGATTAATATTTTCATGTAGGAATTTATAGTTTGGAGATTGTGAAGGTGTAGTAGATGAAAAGGAAATTTATTCTCATTAAAGACAACATGTCGAGATATAATAAACTTTTTGGTGTTTAAATCGTAGCACTTGTAACCTCGATGATTTTGGGGGTAACCAAGAAATACACATGGTGTTGAGCGGGGTTGTAATTTATTGATTGTGGGAGACGGAATAAGAGGATAGCATAAGCATCCGAATACACGAAGATGTTGATATTAGGGTGTACGATTATAGAGAATTTGAGTTAGTGAGAGATTTTTCAGAAGTTTACTGGGAAGAATATTAAGGAGGTAAGTGGCCATTTCAAGCGCATGTGGCCAAAAGGAAGTGGGAACGGAAGAGTGAGTCGTTAATGTGCGCATAATATTATTGATAGGTCAGATcgtgttgagattagaagaaaagacaagttagaatgagattcagtaagtgtgaaggagattcggtatgagagagaattaacaagatttacattccacagcttctagaactcagttacaatgcaatggctatctaattaggactatttaggttccttatatagccctcttctaaggaaccatcaattaagcttatttcacattaacactatacaacttcggggtcctaacaatctcccccttagtgttaaatgtgaactttacaatataatcctattgaaacatctaaaggaactttgttcctctgaagtgaactttggatttgaatcccataagattctcatatcttcgtatg comes from Rutidosis leptorrhynchoides isolate AG116_Rl617_1_P2 chromosome 4, CSIRO_AGI_Rlap_v1, whole genome shotgun sequence and encodes:
- the LOC139842757 gene encoding scopoletin glucosyltransferase-like, producing MRLRLNEPNVSSDYESFSVPHLPHEIILNKKQLPHFEGEYYKDFIKVLIEAMQAELTSYGVIFNSFYELEPDYARYYHEVMKRKAWHIGLVSIFNKNFEDKFGRGTKSAIDEHECLKWLETKLPDSVVYLSFGTMGLEACDQDFIWVIKEDQETSIPKGFEARMKEKGKGLIIKGWALQVLILDHDSFGVFVTHCGWNSLLEGVSGGVPLVTWPVMAEQFCNAKLVTNILKIGVSIGDVEWSSTSYCDGVKREMIEKALARVVGSEGEEMRNRAWVLKEKAKDAMMAGGSSYSDLTTCIEDIKSFKSNGSKW